The Gemmatimonas phototrophica region GCCCACCATGGAGGCTCCGGCCTGCAGCAGCTGCTCCAGCACCCAGGCGTGTCGCGGTGCCGCGTGGTGCGTACGCAGCCAATCCGGGCTGCCAAAGCCCGTATGATGCCCCGCAACGTCGAAAATATCCTTGAGGCCAAACGAAAGGCCGTCCAAAGGACCGCCTGAGGTACCACTCACACTCACATGGGTGTGACGGCAGAAGGCGTTCAGGCTGTCGTGGTCGAGGATGCTCATGTGCAGGCGAGGTAGGGGATCACCGAACATACCGAACCCGGAGCCTTGTCGCACACCGCACTATCTTTCCCGCATGTCCCGGTTTTTTGCGTCTTTGCTGGCCATTGTTCTGCGCGGTGCCCCGCCTCGGAACAGCACGCGCGCTCCCGGTCGCGCGCGCCGATATCTGACGCGTGCCCTCGAAGGCGCCGCTGCGCGTGCTATTGAGGTAACGGTGCGCTCCCGCTCCGTGGCCCGCCGTCCGCGCTTTGCGTGGCCTGGCGAGATTACCATCGCCAGCGCGACGGAGCAGATCATTGTGCCTGGCACGTGGGCGCTAGAGTGGCAGCCATCTGCGGGCACCGACCGTTCGGGCGCATCCATGGCCGTTGATGCGCCGTCGTTCCGTGATCACGCCGCATGGGCACACTACATGCGGCGGCTCGTTACCCTGCAATTGCCGGGTACGCAGCTGCGGGTGCAACGCAACAACGCCAACGGGTGGGACACGCTGGAAGTGCGTGTGCCCACCCGTCCCACCACCGCTGTGGAGTTCGACCGCGACGCCCTGCAGCAACTGCTTGGTGATGCCAACGCCACGGTCACCCTGCGCGCCTTCGACTAACACCGAAGTCTACGCGTGTGCCCTCTCGTCCGCTCCACTCGAGTGGTGCTGGACAGACGGCCACCGCCGCATCAGGCCGCGCGCGGCAGGGGCGTAGCCCAGCGCGGTTCGTCGAGCACAAACTGCGCCACCATATTCTGCAGCCGCTGCGCCTGACCGGCCAATTCCTGCGAACTGGCGGAGGTCTCTTCGGCGCTGGCCGCCACGCCTTGCGTGGTGGACTGCATCGAACCGATCGACGTATCTATCTCCCGAACGCTGGCCAACTGCGCCTGCGTGGCATCGGCCACGTCCTTGAGCACCTTCGACACCCGATCGACGCGCTGATCGATCTCCTGCAGCTTGCCTGCGGCCGCCACGGCCAGTTGGGCACCGCTCGTGGTGTGCGCGAGCTGGGCTTCGATCAATGCCGACGTGTCCTTGGCGGCGCTGGCCGCCCGCATGGCGAGCGTTCGCACCTCGTCGGCCACCACGGCAAAGCCGCGTCCGGCGTCTCCCGCGCGCGCTGCTTCAACGGCGGCGTTCAGCGCGAGCAGATTGGTTTGGAAGGCAATCTCATCGATCGTGCGAATGATCCGCGCGGTATCGCTGCTGGCGGTCTTGATGCGCTCCACCGCGTCCCGCAGCCGATGCATCTCCGCCATCCCTTCGGTGGCGCTCTGCCGTGCTTCGTCAGCCAGTGCATTGGCGGTGGTCACATGCTGCGCGTTGCGGTCGGCTGTTCCACCAAGCTCCGTGACCGAGGCGCCAATCTGCTCAAGCCCTGCGGCCTGCGAACTCGCCCCCTGGGCAACACTCTCGCTCGCACTGGCAATCTCCGAACTCGCGGACGTGACTTCGGCGGACGCGTTGCGGGCTTCTGTCATGGTCCGATTCAGTGCGTCGGCCGCACGATTGAAGGCTTCCTTCACCTGTGCGTGATCACCGACATAGCCGCCCTTGACGCGGACCGTCAAATCGCCGTCAGCCAGGCGGGAGAGCACCTGCGCTGTTTCGGTCGCCGGCGCCGTGGTGGCATCGAGCGTGGCATTCACCCCTTCCAGCAGGGTGGCAAACGCCCCCTGGAAACGACTGGCGTTGGCGCGCGCGGTCAGATGACCAGACCGTGCTGATGCCGTGAGTTGATCGGCTTCCGCCAATAGCGTCCGAATGGATGACACGGAGGACGCGAAGGCCGCGGACGTGGCGGTGCAGGCGTCTACCATGCAGTCGAGCGTGTCCGCCAGCATGCCAATTTCATCGTGACGCGCCAGGCGTAACGGTGGCAAAGTGGCCACCGATGCTTCGGTCAGTTCGCCTTCCGCCATCCGGGTGCCGACTTCGGCCAGCGGGGCCAGCACCTGCGTCCGCACGGCTTCCGCCCGCGTGACGACTTGCTGAATGGTGCTGCCGATGGCGCGCACCCGCACGTAGCCTACCCCAAGAATGAGCACCCCGGCAATAACCAGGGTGAGTGACGACATGACGAAGGCGCGGGCGGATTCAGCTTCGATACCTTTCGATGCCGCCACCACTTGCAACTCAGCGATGGATAGGAGTTCGCCCACGAGTGTTTCGTAATGCTCCTGTGCCGGCGTGTACTCCCGGAAATAGAGCGCTGTCGCGGAATCACCAGACCCACTGGCCACCAGCTCCAGGATCGTGGTGCCGAGCGGTTGCAGGCTCGTGGAATCGGCGGCATTCAACTGCAAGAGCACATCATGCAGTGCGGCAGATTTCCCGAGGCTATCCAACTGCGCATACACCGCGCGGGTCGAATCGTAGGCCTCGACCCGCTGCATTGACTGAACAGCAATCTGCTCGGAGTTCAACAGCATGGACTTCGTCGCCGCGTCCTCTTCGCGAAGGAACCCGAAGGCACGAAGCGCCAATTCCTTTACCTGGCGGGCTCGTAGGAGCTCACCCGTGAGTGCAGACTGCTGTTGCTTGGATCGGAAGGCCAGGCCAGTGCCCACCACGACCAGTGGAATGAGCAGGGCGGCAAAGAGTACGATGATACCAGACGCCAGCGTACGTGGACGCAGGCGCTGCCGGAATTGTGCCAAGGAGATCATGGTCCCGCGGGTTAACGTGACGGGATCAACTACTTGGTCACAGTGACTTTGACCTTCATGGCCGGATGAAAGGCGCACCGCACATCAAACGAGCCGGTCTTGGTAAACGCGACTTCGTGATTGGCGCCCGGCTTCATGGCCACCACGTTGAACGCGAACCCGGGGGCCGCGCTGAAGACGTTGTGGGTTACATCATCATCATTGTTGAAGACGAGCTTCTCGCCAACCTTGACCGTGACTTCGCTCTGGGAAAATTTCTTCCCCTTCTGGCCAACGACGACAGGGGCGAGGGGCGCGACGATGAGCGCAACCGCGAGCGGGGCAAACAAAAGACGAGCAGACATGAGAGAGTCTCTCCGGCAACGTCGGTCACGCAGGGAGGCGGCGAGTCCGACAACGATTCTACAGTGCTGGGCACGCAGGCCCACTGGAAAAACGGCGTCGTCTCTTCCAGTTCCTGTTATCGTCCTGTCCCGCTCCGGTCTTGAGTTCCGGATTACGCGCGTCGCGGTTGTTACAGACGAAACCGCATGCCCGGGTGTGAGTACAACGTTGCCGTTCGCCAGTCACACGACAGCGCTACTGTCCTTCGGTCGGGATGACCATCGGGACAGGAAATGCCCGGCCGTTCCAGACGGCACGTCCCCACAACGCCGGATACTCCACCGTGAGCTGGCGGCCGAACAGCGGCTTGTAGTTGCCATTGTGGCACGTGATGCACTGCGCTTTCGGTGCATCGCCCATGGCGCCGAGGCGATGGGCGGGCAGGACGGTGTTGAGGGGAGCGAGGTAGTTGGAATTGACGTCGCGGAGCATCTGAATGCCGGCGTATGCCACTACTCGCTGCGGCGGTGCCTCACGCCAACTGGCAAACTGCCGCGTATTATGGCAGTAGGTGCAGTTGACCCCCAGTGATCGTGACTGGGAAATCATGAGTGCGTAGGTCCACTCCGCCTGCTTCACCGAACTGCGGTTTGCCATGCCCGGTGCGACCGCCTGCGTCATGACCCGGGCGCCGTCACGATCGAGATAATGCCGCAGATAATCGTTGGGGCTGTTGTAGAACCACAGGCCATTCGGCAGGGCCTTCCCCAGGTGGCAGGTGTAGCACGTGACGCCGGTGTTCTTCACGTGACTGGCATAGGTGCCATTGATGGTGCGCACCATCTGCAGCATGCGTCGCGCTGTCAGCTTGCGGTACAGCGGCTCCCCGGTCGCCGTGGTATCCGACCAGGGCTGATCCACCCAATGGCAGAAGGCACAATTGCCTTGGGACCCACCAACCCACAGGGCCATGGCATCCATGGTTCTCAGGAGTTCAACGACGGAAACATCGGTGAGCACCTGAACATTCTGCCACGGCAAGGGCCCGGCGGGCATCGGATCCGCCGGTGGAGCGGGCGCGGGTAACGTTGTCGCGACGGCGCGGTAGCGCTCCAGTGTTGCATCCCGACGATACACCTGCGTCATGGCCGTGCCGCGATACCCCACCTGCACGGTATCTACCCGCTGCTCACCAACACATGCGCTGAGCAAAACCGCGCTTGCCAACCACAGGCCGGGCCGATTTATCGGGAGCGCCATAATACGTCCATCGTACGAGGAAGACATCCGCGCACTGCGGCGTCGCATTGCTGACTGGAACATGCATCGGCTTGCGCTCAGCCGCAAATATCCGTTGCTCGCACAGTTTCGACGGCACATGATCCCCACGCAACAGAGCGCACCACGCGGTAGCGTGGTGCGCTCTGCGGTTACCTGACGTTCCCTTCATGCAGCAACACCCTGCTCAGCGAGCGGCGTTCCCGGAGACCTTGGTCGCCACTGCAAAAAATGTGGACGCTACCACCAGTGTTGCGACAAGCACGATCCACTCGGCTTGAGTAATGCTTGTCAGCAGCCAGGCAATGAGTCCAATGGTAATGAATGGCACGAGCGGGCCACCCGGCACCGAGAAGGGGACGGCGCCGTCCTGCCGAATGCCGCGCTTGCGCAGCATAAAGGTGGCCGCGGCACATCCGGCATAGAGCAGCAGGGCCGCCAGATTGGAAATGACCGCCAGCTGCTCAAACGAATTGAAGACAGCCAGTGAGCCCACCAGGAAGGTTTGCAGCACAATGGCCACGTGCGGCGTGCGATACTCCGGATGCACCGAGCCTACCACCTTGGGCAGCAGGCCATCTTCGGCGAACCGGAACAGCGCGCGCGGCACCGCCAGCGTCATTCCGCTCACGTACCCGAACATCGAGATGGAGGCGCCAATCAGCAGCAGCAACCGGCCCGGCGTACCAAGGAATGATTCCGCGGCAAACGCGAGCGGCGCCGCGGTACTGGTGGCCAGCGAATCACCAAGCAGACCAGCCGCCACGAGATGCACAGCGAGATAGAGCAGTGTCACGCCAATCATGGCGATGGCGAGCGCCCGTGGCACCGTACGCGCGGGGTCCCGTACTTCACCGCTGGGCACGAGTGCCGTTTCTACCCCGCTGAAGGCAAACACCAGTACAATGGCCGCACGCGCGAGGCTGGACGGCCCCGGCATCTCGGTGATCGCGAGATTCTCCGGCTGGATGAAGAACACGCCAATGGCTACGAAGGCAATGAGTGGCAGCAGCTTGGCGATGGAGGCCACCACAATGAGCTTCGTGCCTTGTTCAACGCCGCGAATGTTCACGAGCGCCAACACAATGAACATGGCCACGATCACCGGCACGCGCAGCGACGGCATGTTGAACAGCGCGCCCAATCCTTCGGCGAACGCACTCGACACACCCGCTACGGCGGTGGTACCAAGCATCCACAACAACACACCGGCGAGGAAGCCCACATAGCGGCCAAAGACCGCCTCCACGTAGGCGTATGGGCCACCGGTGAGCGTGATGCGACTGCCCGCTTCGGCGAAGCACAATACCACGAACCCCATGACGGCCGCGCAGATGAGATACACGAACGGCGCCGCGGGACCGGCCGCAGCGGCGGCTCCGGCAGGAAGGCGGAAGATGCCGCCACCCACGGTGACGTTGAAGATGCTGGCCGCGAGGGCCCAAACGCCAACCGCGCGGACCAGTTCTGGTCCGCGCGGTGACGTTGCTGTCGTTGAAGTCACGTATTACGCCTTGGTGAGCAACGGAATGAGCAGCAGTGCCACGATGTTGATGATCTTGATGAGCGGGTTGATGGCCGGACCCGCCGTGTCCTTATACGGATCGCCCACCGTGTCGCCGGTCACGGCGGCCTTGTGGGCTTCGCTGCCCTTGCCGCCGTGGTGTCCTTCTTCGATGTACTTCTTGGCGTTGTCCCACGCGCCGCCGCCCGTGCACATCGAGATGGCCACGAAGAGGCCCGTCACGATCGTTCCCATGAGCAGACCGCCGAGCGCCGCGCCACCGAGCACCACGCCCACGATGATCGGAATCACCAGGGGCAGCAGCGACGGAAGGATCATCTCGCGAATGGCGGCCTTGGTGAGCAGGTCCACCGCGCGATCGTACTGCGGCTTCTGCGTCCCCTTCATGATGCCCGGCAGTTCGCGGAACTGACGACGCACTTCCTGCACGACCGCACCGGCCGCGCGACCCACGGCCTGCATGGCCGCGGCGCCGAACAGATACGGAATCATGCCGCCAATGAGCAGGCCGATCACGACCTTGGGATCGTCGATCGAGAAGTTCACCGGCCCGCCCAGATGTTCGCCGAGCTTGCTGCTGTAATCGGCGAAAAGCACGAGCGCCGCGAGACCGGCCGAGCCGATCGCGTAGCCCTTCGTGACGGCCTTCGTGGTGTTACCCACCGCGTCGAGCGCGTCGGTGATCTTGCGGATTTCCGGACCAAGATGGCTCATCTCGGCAATACCACCGGCATTGTCGGTGATGGGGCCGTAGGCGTCGAGTGCGACGATCACACCGGCCATGGAGAGCATGGAGGTGGCCGCAATCGCGATCCCGTACAAGCCAGCGATTTCAAAGCAGAAGTAGATCGCCGCCGCCACGACCAACACCGGCGCTGCCGTCGACTTCATGGAGACCGCCAAGCCGGCAATCACGTTCGTACCGTGACCGGTCTCGGACGCCTTCGCGATCTGACGCACCGGGCCGTACTCCGTGGCCGTGTAGTACTCGGTGATCACTACCAGCGCTGCGGTGAGGGCCAGGCCGATCATCGCGCAGATGAACAGGTTCGTCCCCAGTTCACCCGGGAACATGGCCTGCGTCACGAAGAAGAACGCGATGGCCGCCAGCACACCGGCGACGATCAGCCCACGATAGAGCGCGTTCATGATCTTGCCGCCCGGCTTCACGCTCACGAAGAACGTGCCGATGATCGAGGCCGGAATGGAGACAGCGCCAAGCACCAGCGGATACATGACCCCGGTGTTGCCGTAAGTGGCGAAGCCGAGGCCGGCCACGAGCATCGCCGCAATGACCGTCACGGCGTACGTCTCGAAGAGGTCGGCCGCCATGCCGGCGCAGTCACCCACGTTGTCACCGACGTTGTCGGCGATCACGGCGGGGTTACGCGGATCGTCTTCGGGAATGCCCGCTTCGACCTTGCCCACCAGGTCGGCGCCGACATCAGCCCCCTTCGTGAAGATGCCGCCGCCCAGTCGCGCGAAGATGGAGATGAGCGACGACCCGAAGGCCAGGCCGATCATCGGTTCGAGCGCCGCCTTGACTGCCGCTTCACCGGTGTTGTTCCCGATGACGACCATGTAGAAGCCGGCCACACCGAGGAGACCGAGGCCGACCACCAGCATACCGGTGATAGCGCCGCCCTTGAAGGAAATGTTGAGCGCGGCGTTGAGACCGATCGTGGCCGCCTGCGCCGTGCGCGAGTTGGCGCGCACCGATACGAACATGCCGATGAAACCGGCCGCGCCGGAGAGCACCGCGCCAATCGCAAAGCCGATGGCAGTCATCCAACTGCCTAGGCCAGCGCCGACGGCGACGAAGAGGACGGCACCAACCAGGGCGATGGTGGTGTATTGACGCTTGAGGTAGGCGTCCGCGCCAACCTGAATGGCGCCAGCGATCTCCTGCATGCGCTCATTGCCGGCAGGCTGGGCAATGATCCAGCGCGCCGAAACAATGCCATACACAATGGCGATTGCGGCGCAGCCAAGCGCGAGGATGAGGGCGTACTGCTCGAGCACGTAGGGGAGGGTGGAGGGAAAGGGAGCGCGCCCCGGCGAGCGGGGCGATTCGGGGATATCCTGTGGAAAATCACCGTCTGAGCCGGATGTTGCCAGTAGCCAACACTATATGGAGGCAATCCGGAGCCGGAAGAGGGCTCCCCGTGGGCAGGGACGTGACCGAACCCGATGGGGGAGACGTTAGATTTGCCCCGTCAGCGTCAGCTCCCGGTGCCCCCGGACGGGCCGGCGCCCCGAACCTCCCCCCCGTTCCTCCCCGTCGATGCACATCCCACCGCGCGTCACCGTCGCACCGGCCCTGCTGGTCCTCGGCCTGTTTTCAGCGTGCCGGCCCGCTCAGACCCCTGGCAGCGGCACGGTTGCTGCCGCTGCGGTACCGGCCCTGTATGTCATTGCCGATGGGCAATCTCAGGTGGTGCCGGCCTTCGCCGACACGACCGCCTGGATTCGCGAGCGGCTCTGGGTAGAGACGGAGTTCGACTCCGACTACGACGGCAAGCGCGATCGGGTGCACGTGGATGTGACCCGGCCCGGCCCCACGGCCACCGGGCTCAAGGTGCCCGTGGTCTACGAAACCAGCCCGTACTTTGCCGGCACTGATCCCGACGATGGCATTTTCTGGCCGGTCAAGCAGGAGCTCGGCGATAGTGCTCCCACCCGCAAGCTGGGCAAGGGCGCCACGTTCAATCCGAATCGAACCCGCATTTCCAATTCGCAGATCCGAAACTGGGTCCCGCGCGGCTTTGCCGTGGTGCACTCGGAGTCGCCGGGGACTGGGCTGAGCCAGGGGTGTGTCACCATTGGTGGCATGAACGAATCGCTGGCCCCCAAGGCGGTCATCGACTGGCTGAACGGGCGCGCCAAGGGCTTTACTACCATAGACGGCACCACCGAAGTGAAGGCTGCCTGGGCGACCGGCAAGGTGGGCATGACGGGGACCTCGTTCAATGGCACCTTGCCGGTGGCTGTGGCCACCACGGGCGTGAAGGGGCTCGAGGCCATTATTCCGGTGTCACCCAACAACTCGTACTACCGCTACTACCGGTCCAATGGCCTCGTGCGCAGCCCGGGCGGGTACCTGGGCGAAGATGTGGACGTGCTGTACGACTATGTGCAGAGCGGCAAGACGGACACGCGCGCCCTGTGTCATCAGAAGGTTCGCGCCGACATCATCTGGAAGGGATTGGATCGGCGGACCGGCGACTTGAGCGACTTCTGGACCAAGCGGGATTACATCGAGCAGGCCAAGGGCATTCGCGCCGCCATGCTCACGGCGCACGGCTTCAACGACTGGAACGTGATGCCGTCGCACACGACGATCATGGCCGACGCGGTGCGGGCCAACGGCGTTCCGGTGCAGATGTACTTTCATCAGGGCGGCCACGGCGGCGAACCACCCCTTGGCATGATGAACAGGTGGTTTACCCGGTACCTGTTGGGTGTACAGAACGGGGTGGAGCAGGACCCGCGCTCGTTCGTGGTCCGAGAGGGCGCTTCACGCCAGAGCCCCACGGCCTATGCCGCGTATCCGCATCCCGAGTCGCAGCCGGTAGCGCTGTTCCCGCTCAAGGGAGGCGGACAGGTCGGTACCCTCGGGTTTGACAAGCGGACCGGGCAGGGCACCGAGTCGCTGACCGACGATGTCAACCAGAGTGGCGCGCAGCTCGCGCTCGCCACGTCGTCCGCGCATCGGCTGCTCTACGCCACGCCGGAGCTCAAGGCGCCGGTCCACCTCAGCGGTACGGCGCGGATCAGCATCCGGGTGGCCTCCAGCAAAGCTGCCGCCAACCTGTCGGTGTGGCTGGTGGAGTTGCCCTGGCCTGCCAATACGCGTGGCGCGATGGATCCCAACGGCATCATCACGCGCGGCTGGGCCGACCCGCAGAACGCCAAGTCGCTGCGCACGAGCGAACCGCTGGTCCCCGGTCAGCCGGTCACGGTCACCTTCGACCTCGAACCGGATGATCAGATTGTGCCAGCCGGCAAGCGCATTGGCCTGATGATTTTCTCCAGCGACAAGGATTTCACGCTGTGGCCGGCGCCCGGCACCGTCCTTACGGTGGATCTCGATGGCACCTCATTGGTACTTCCCGTGGTCGGTGGCTCGGCGGCGCTGATGCGGGCGCTGCCGTAGTGCGCACTTCCTCTTTCTCGGGCCACATTGCCATGGCGAAGGGCTGGCTTGTTCCACTCAGTACGGTGTTGGCTGTCGGCTGTGTTGCCGCCGCGCGACCCCGCCCCATTCCGACCGTCAGTACGCCGGGCACGGCAGCGGCCACTACGTCGATTTCTACTTCGCCAGCATCGCCGACGCGCGGGGCATCGTCACGCCGCGCGCTCTCGCGTGAAGCGTGGGCCGACTCCGTGCTCGGGGCGCTCACCATGCGTCAGAAAGTGGCGCAAATGGTGTGGGTGTGGACACTGGGCGACTATACCGCCGTGGATGCGCCCGGCTACTTGGCCATCGAGAAGCAGATTTCGGAGCTTGAGCTTGGCGGCATCATCGTGTCGGTGGGTGGACCGATGGACATCGCGACCAAGGTGAACGCGTTACAGCGTTCCGCCAAACTCCCGCTGCTGGTGGGCGCCGACCTTGAAACCGGCGCGGCGTTTCGCGCGCGCGGCGGCTGGTTTCTGCCCAACGCCATTGAGCTGGGCGGTGCCACCTCGTTCCCGTATCAGATGGGCATAGGCGCCACGCGCGACCCCAAGCTGGCATATGAAATGGGGCGGGTGACGGCACAAGAAGGGCGCGCCATGGGCATCCATATGGCCTTCGCGCCGGTGCTTGACGTCAACAATAATCCCAAGAATCCGGTCATCAGCGCTCGTTCGTTTGGCGAAGATGCCTCGCTGGTTGCCGAAATGGGTACGGCTCTGGTGCGCGGCATTCAGGAGCATGGCATGCTGGCCACCGGCAAACACTTTCCCGGGCATGGCGACACTGAACAGAACTCACACCTGGAGTTGTCGCGCGTGAATGTGTCGCGCGCTCGACTCGACAGTGTAGAGCTCAAGCCGTTTCAGGCTGCCATTGATGCCGGCCTGCGCGGGATGATGACCTTTCACGGCGATCTGCCGGCGCTGGATACCACGCACACCGCCGCCACGTTGAGTGTGAAGGTCATGACCGACCTGCTCAGGACGCAAATGAAGTTCAACGGACTGCTGGTCACCGATGCCCTCGACATGAACGGGGTGTTGGGTGGGGTTACCATGGGCGAAGCCACCATTCGCGCCGTGGAAGCCGGCAACGATGTCCTGCTCATGCCTACCGATGCGAAAGTATCGATTGAGGCGGTCGTGGAAGCGGTGGCCAAGGGGCGCCTGTCGGAAGCCCGCATCGATGCGTCCGTGAAGAAATTGCTTATGGCCAAGCACGAGTTTGGTCTGCATACCGCGCGGTACGTGGACCTTGAGGCGGTACGGAGCACGGTTGGCTCTGCAGCCAATCAGGCCGCGGCTCGTGAGGCCGCGGCGAAGGCCATCACGCTGGTGCGGGACACGCTCTCGCTGGTGCCTTTCAAGCTGCCGCGCCAGGCCAAGGTGGTCAGCATTACCGTGTCATCGCGCGTGGATCTGAGCGCGGGACGCGGCTTTGACGCTGAGTTGCGCAGCGCGTTTCCCAACCTGCTGTCGCTCACACTCACACCGGAAGTCGTGGCCGAAGCCACGGCCGGCGCGGCGGCGGGGAACGCCGGTGGTTATCGCATCACGCCTGACCCCACCATTCTCCCGGCCTCGGCGGAGAATGCGCTGGCCATTGCCCGCGGGGCGGATGTGGTGCTGGTGTCGAGCTACATCGGTGCGGCGACCAATACCGCTTCGATGGTGCCAACCCAAGGCCTGCCAGAACTGCTCACCGCGTTACGTGACGCCAATACCAAGGTGGTGCTGGTGAGCTTCAATAATCCGTACCTGCAGCTTGGCCTACCGCTCACGGAAGCGCATCTCATTGCGTGGAGTCCGTGGACGAGCGCACAGCGCGCCGCCGCGCGCGCGTTGCTGGGCCGGGCGCCTATCACCGGGAAACTGCCCATCACGCTGCCCGGCGTCGCATCGTTCGGGGCCGGACTCGTGCGATAAACTGTCCGGCGGCTACTCGAGCTCCAGTTCAAGTTGGGCCGGTACCGCCTGCGTCCGTCGTACCTTGGCGGCGCGCACCAGTTGCTCCATGATGTCCACAATGGCTTCCGGCTGCTCTTCATGGAGCATGGTTCCGGCGTGCCTGATCGTATCGACTGCGAAAAGCCGTACGGAGCGGCGTAGCATATCAATCTGGACCAGTGTGGGAGAGCTGGGGGTTGGTGTATCTCCCAGCAGGAGACGGACCGGGGCGGCAACGAGCGGCAGACGGGTGGCAATGGAGATGCGTTCGCTGGCGCCGGCCATGGCTCGCAACGAACGGAACACACCGCGCAGATCCCGTTCCAACGGATTGACGTAGGCCTGCACCACGCTGTCGGTCATCCACGCTGTGTTGGCGCTCTGCGCTTTCATGGAGGCGATGAACCGTCGACGCGCCAAACCACGTCCCAGTCGATTGTCGAGTAATGGCGCCACAGCAAGTGCCAGTTTCAACATTTTGGTGCCTTGCTGATCCACGGGGCCTCCCGCGATCGACACAACCCCGCCCACTTGCTCCGGCGCGATAGCCGCCATGTGCATGGCAATGGTGGCGCTCGTCCCGATCGCGGCGATCACCACTGGGGCGCCCGGCGTATCGCTGCGAAGTACCTGCAACAGCCGGACCGCCTGTTGCCCGAGGGAGTAGTCGGCAGAATCGGGACGGCTGGAGGCGCCCATGCCCAACGGATCAACGATCCGAACGGCATACCCCCGTGACGCCATGTGCGCCGCGAGGTGGCGCATGCTGTGCATGGACCCCACCGGCCCCGGGATCAGCAGGATGGCGGGTTGCCCCGGTACACTGGGCGGGCCCAGCGCCAGTACCGCCAACGATTCTCGCGGGGCCACCGCACGCCGATCCACCCGTCCCACGGTCGGA contains the following coding sequences:
- a CDS encoding Xaa-Pro dipeptidyl-peptidase; the protein is MHIPPRVTVAPALLVLGLFSACRPAQTPGSGTVAAAAVPALYVIADGQSQVVPAFADTTAWIRERLWVETEFDSDYDGKRDRVHVDVTRPGPTATGLKVPVVYETSPYFAGTDPDDGIFWPVKQELGDSAPTRKLGKGATFNPNRTRISNSQIRNWVPRGFAVVHSESPGTGLSQGCVTIGGMNESLAPKAVIDWLNGRAKGFTTIDGTTEVKAAWATGKVGMTGTSFNGTLPVAVATTGVKGLEAIIPVSPNNSYYRYYRSNGLVRSPGGYLGEDVDVLYDYVQSGKTDTRALCHQKVRADIIWKGLDRRTGDLSDFWTKRDYIEQAKGIRAAMLTAHGFNDWNVMPSHTTIMADAVRANGVPVQMYFHQGGHGGEPPLGMMNRWFTRYLLGVQNGVEQDPRSFVVREGASRQSPTAYAAYPHPESQPVALFPLKGGGQVGTLGFDKRTGQGTESLTDDVNQSGAQLALATSSAHRLLYATPELKAPVHLSGTARISIRVASSKAAANLSVWLVELPWPANTRGAMDPNGIITRGWADPQNAKSLRTSEPLVPGQPVTVTFDLEPDDQIVPAGKRIGLMIFSSDKDFTLWPAPGTVLTVDLDGTSLVLPVVGGSAALMRALP
- a CDS encoding glycoside hydrolase family 3 protein yields the protein MAKGWLVPLSTVLAVGCVAAARPRPIPTVSTPGTAAATTSISTSPASPTRGASSRRALSREAWADSVLGALTMRQKVAQMVWVWTLGDYTAVDAPGYLAIEKQISELELGGIIVSVGGPMDIATKVNALQRSAKLPLLVGADLETGAAFRARGGWFLPNAIELGGATSFPYQMGIGATRDPKLAYEMGRVTAQEGRAMGIHMAFAPVLDVNNNPKNPVISARSFGEDASLVAEMGTALVRGIQEHGMLATGKHFPGHGDTEQNSHLELSRVNVSRARLDSVELKPFQAAIDAGLRGMMTFHGDLPALDTTHTAATLSVKVMTDLLRTQMKFNGLLVTDALDMNGVLGGVTMGEATIRAVEAGNDVLLMPTDAKVSIEAVVEAVAKGRLSEARIDASVKKLLMAKHEFGLHTARYVDLEAVRSTVGSAANQAAAREAAAKAITLVRDTLSLVPFKLPRQAKVVSITVSSRVDLSAGRGFDAELRSAFPNLLSLTLTPEVVAEATAGAAAGNAGGYRITPDPTILPASAENALAIARGADVVLVSSYIGAATNTASMVPTQGLPELLTALRDANTKVVLVSFNNPYLQLGLPLTEAHLIAWSPWTSAQRAAARALLGRAPITGKLPITLPGVASFGAGLVR
- a CDS encoding alpha/beta fold hydrolase, yielding MVLSVTLSIVFPPTDPTVGRVDRRAVAPRESLAVLALGPPSVPGQPAILLIPGPVGSMHSMRHLAAHMASRGYAVRIVDPLGMGASSRPDSADYSLGQQAVRLLQVLRSDTPGAPVVIAAIGTSATIAMHMAAIAPEQVGGVVSIAGGPVDQQGTKMLKLALAVAPLLDNRLGRGLARRRFIASMKAQSANTAWMTDSVVQAYVNPLERDLRGVFRSLRAMAGASERISIATRLPLVAAPVRLLLGDTPTPSSPTLVQIDMLRRSVRLFAVDTIRHAGTMLHEEQPEAIVDIMEQLVRAAKVRRTQAVPAQLELELE